The DNA segment TGCCTTTTTTGCTGATCGCTTGAAGCTCAGCGGCTTTGATGCGCACGCTTTCCTGCCCTGCTACGGCATGGCTGAATGTGCTCTGGCCGTGTGCTTCGGTCAGCTCAGTCAAGGAGTGCAGGTGGATCGTGTTGACGCGGAACAGCTTGCTTCCCGCAAGAGAGCTCTTTCTGTTCAGCCTGATGTGAAAAATGGAACACACAGAGCCAAAAAATTTACCAACTGTGGAAGCTTGCTGCCCGGATACGAGTTGGAAATCAGAGACGCGCAGGGCCAAATACTCCGAGAAAGGGATTGCGGGATACTCCATGTGCGAGGCCCGAGCTTGATGTCAGGTTATTTTGACAACCCTGAGGCCACACGTGAGGTCCTTTCTCCGGACGGCTGGCTCAATACGGGCGATATAGCGTATCTGGTCGGTTCCGATGTCGTTATTATTGGACGGTTAAAAGACGTAATCATCATGAATGGCCGCAATATCCTGCCGCAGGATATTGAATACCTGGCGGAATCACTGCCTGAAATACGGACAGGCGATGCGATAGCATTCCCAGTCCCGAACCCGCAATCGTATGATCAGGCGGTTCTTCTTGTTGAATGCCGGGAAAATGACCTGCTGAAACGTCAGGATCTTGTCAAAAAATTAAAACAGAAAGTCCGTGCAGAGTTGGGAATCGACTGCATTATTGAATTGGTGGGCCGCAACACCTTAATCCGAACGACGTCCGGAAAGCCATCCCGTCACTCCACCAGGAATGACTATCTGCAACATATGCTTCAACTCACCACTGTAAGTCCATGAGACGCTGCAAAAATCGGATAGAATCCGTAAAATTATCATGTCTCGAACTATTGCAATAACCGGAGCAACTGGATTTATCGGCAGCATGGTGGCCCAGAGGTTGGTTTCCTCCGGTTGGCAGGTGCGGGCGCTGGTCCGACCTGCTTCGCTCCATAAGCGCCCCCAAGGTCTTGGTGTCGAGTGGATTACAGGTGGCATGGACGATACAGACAGCTTGCAACGGATGACCGCCGGGGTGGAAGCAATTGTCCACTGTGCCGGTGTGGTCCGCGGATCCACTCTGAAGGATTTTGAATACATCAATGTTGATGGTGTAGCCCGATTGGTTAAGGTAGCGACTGCGCAGCACCCTCAACCGAAGTTTTTACTCATTTCCTCCCTCGCAGCCCGTGAACCCCATCTTTCATTTTATGCCGCGAGCAAGCGCAATGGCGAGAATATGCTGGCCTCTCTCGCAGGTGATATGTTTTGGGGGGTTTTTCGCCCTGCCGCGGTATATGGCCCCGGAGATCATGAAATGCGGCCTCTGTTCCAATGGATGTTCAGAGGTGTCGCCCCGCTCATCGGATCTGAAGAAAAACGTGTTTCGCTATTGTACGTGGTGGATCTGGTTGAAGCCATGCATTCCTGGTTGCAGAACAGCAAACATTCGCAGCGTTGTTATGAGTTGCACGATGGTCACCCGAACGGATATTCATGGCATGAGATTATTTCCGCCGCCGAACGGTTGAGCGGGAAGGCAATATTCAGGGCTCATATACCGGTATGTTGTGTGCGAATACTCGCAAAACTGAACCTCATGGCAGCACATGTTCTTGGCGGACCGCCAATGCTGACGCCCGGCAAGGTGCGGGAATTGATCCATCCGGACTGGGTGGCGGACAACAGTCAGTTGCACGGTGAAACTGAGTGGAGTCCTCGGATTTTGCTGGAGGAAGGGTTGCAGCAAACGATGAGGCTTGCAAGATGACAGTTCTTGACACCGTATAAAAAAAAGAAAGGTTTACATTTCATGGCAACAGATGAACAGATATTGCAGCAGATCCAAGGCTTGTTGCAACAGATACTCCCGGGACATGCCCTGCGGGTGACGGTAGACCTGAATCTGACGAACGATCTGGATCTTGATTCACTCAAGGTTTTGGAACTTCTGGAGAAATTAGAAGACGCCTATGACATTTCCATACCGATTAACATACTGGCGGGGATCCGGACCGTGGGAGATCTCGTTGAAGAAATTGAGAAATTGACTGATTCATAACGAGCCGGCCATGCTGATCCCGGGCCTCTCCAAGGACATGTCCGGCCTTTTGTTGATCGACCCACCTTAAAGGGGGTACGTGGCAGCCAACAACCTGCGCGTTTTCGCCTTTGTTCTTGGGGCCAGATCCGGCGACCACATCTTACACGTTGAATAATGGAAAGAAAGCTTTCAGCACGGGGACTTGAGAAGTCCTATAAAGGCCGGAAGGTTGTTCGCGGGGTCGACCTGGAGGTTAACTCAGGGCAGGTTATCGGCCTGCTGGGTCCGAACGGTGCAGGAAAAACAACGACCTTTTATATGGTGGTCGGCCTGATTCAGCCAGACAAGGGCCAGGTTCTGCTTGATGAACAGGACCTGACCGACTTGCCCATATACACCAGGGCTCGTGCCGGAATCTCCTATTTACCGCAAGAAATGTCCGTTTTCCGCAAACTGACCGTTGAAGACAATCTACTGGCCATCCTGGAAACCTTAAATATCAGCTACAGCGAACAACAGATACGCAAGGAGCATTTGTTGGCTGATTTCCGGTTGTCGTATTTAGCAAAAAACCTGAGTTATACGCTGTCCGGCGGCGAACAGAGACGTCTTGAGATTGCCAGAGCACTGGTGATAGAACCGGCATTTATCTTGATGGATGAACCATTTGCGGGAGTCGACCCCATTGCCGTCATCAATATTCAAAACAGTATCCGTCAATTGAAAGGGAGAGGGATCGGTGTGCTGATCTCGGATCATAACGTCAGGGAAACGCTGTGCGTCTGCGATAAAGCCTATATTCTCGACCATGGAGAAATACTGGAATTTGGCGAACCTGACTTTATCGCCACCAGTCCCAGGGCTAAAGAAACCTACCTGGGAGAAAAATTCCGGCTTTAAATTCCGGCCCCCTGCAACTTCCCGGCCCGCTACGCCAGGGAAATATGGCGCTGTATCTCTCAGGGGCATAGTCGCCTCATTCTATGTAATGAGCAAATCCGCTTTCGAGCCGGTATGCCCGGTCGGCTGCATCCAGGATGGCTGTCTGATGAGATATAGCCAGAATCGTGAGCGTACCGCGCAGCTGCCTCAGGGTAACACAGATAGCAGCCTCGCTGGCCGGATCAAGGGCGCTGGTGGCCTCATCCAGGATCAGCAGCCTGGGTTTATGGACCAAGGCGCGGGCGATGGTAATGCGCTGTCGCTGCCCACCTGAAAGGCGGCTTCCCCGTTCTCCAACCACGGTATCGATCCCATCCGTCATTTCAGCGACAAAATCCCAGGCCCCCGCTGCTCGCAGGGCATCTTCCACATCCTTGTCGGTGAACCTTGAGTCGCCAAGAGTCACATTCAGTTGCACGGAATCATGCAACAGCAGGGTTTCCTGCGGCACATAACCTATCATATGGCGCCAACTTCTCAGGTTGATCGCGGCAAGGTTTCTATCATCAATCCACACTCGGCCTGTCTGGGGCGAAAGCAGGCCGGTTATCAGATCAACGATGGTCGTCTTGCCTGCACCAGATGGGCCAATGATCGCTGAAAATGTCCCTTTGGGAAAATCCAGCGATATATTTTTCAAAATCGGTTTGTCCCCATACGAAAAATTGACATTGTGCAGGCGGATCGAATCGTTAAAGATCGGTTCAATCGTGCCGCTAAGATCTTCTTGTTCCTCTTCGTTCTCCTGAATCCTGGACAACAGAGACCAATATGCACTTTCAGCGATGACCATGGTCTGATGTTCTTTCTGGGCGTTCTGCAAGGTCTTTAGAATTTTCACCAGCATAAAGGCCATGGTTATAACGGTGGCCAGAGGGACATGCCACCAGATCATCGCCACATACAGGGCAAAGGCGAAAAAGATGGTAATCAGGGGTTCCTGCAGGGCCTTTAAGGCCTCTTTACTGAACACCTGCTTCTGCAAGACCCGGTTTAATTTTCTCGTCTCTTTCTGCAGCACCAGATCGGCCATATTTTCCCGGGCCATGGCCTTTAATGGTTTAATGGATTGCAGGGTATCGGTCAACAGGGCGAGCAGCGAATTGAGCAGGCTTGTCTGACGTTGCCCGGCCTTTTTGGCTTTGGTGACTAAGCTGCCAAGGATATAGAGGATAATGACGCCGGCCGCCAGTGCAATGAGGGTCTCTTTCCATGCCATCAGCAAGGCAACACCTGTGTACACCGCCGTGCGCAGAAGCAACGCGATGACCCGGATACCATACAGATAGGCGTCTGCCGACCGGTTGGCCTCAGTGGCAAACGCATTCGTATACTTGCCGATCGGCTGATGGACATAGTATTCCCAGCGTGTGGCAAAGAGTGCGCGTATCAGCGCCAGACGTAGATCAGTGGCCACCTGGGCCACCATATATCCAACCTTCTTATTCGCCAGCAGGGAGAGCAGGGCTGTTACGATAATGCATCCCACAAAAAAAGCTAAAAGGACACCCATGGTGGGCCGCAAACCGACCGCAGCAAAAAAACCGGTAACAAAGTGTTCCAGCGGCGAATGCGAATATCCGGCGAGACTATCCGCCCCGCTTGTTGTGTTGATGACAACGCCCAGGAGGGGCAGCAGCATCGTTAAGCCAAAGCCTTCGGCAATACCGGCAAGCAGCATGGCGATGAGCGTGACAATGCTCTGGGAAGGGTACGCCTTGAAGAAAGTGATGATTAAACGCATGGCCGCTTGCAGTTGACGCACAAAAGAATATTGGAGTATCCGAGAAGCTCAGCCATTTTGGCGACTGGCAATTCCTTGATCAATCCGGCATACGAAATTCGAACGACGTTTCAGGTACGAGAACCTGCCAGCGAAGCAAACGCCTCACCAATCCTTTCGATCTGCTCCTTGGAGTGTGCGGCACTGAGACTGCAGCGGAGGAGCGCCCCCCCGCCAGGTGTGGCGGGCGGCAAGACCATGTTGACATAGATGCCGCGTTGCAGCAGGCTGTTCCATATGGCGAAGGCCTCTTCCACGTTCCTGTAGTGTATGGCAATAATAGGACTGGCGGCGGGACCAACTTCGTAACCGAGTCCTTTGATCCGTTCATACAGGAAATTGGCATTGTCCCATAGCCGTTTTCGCAATGCAGGTAGTGAACGTATGATTTTCAGGGCTGTCCGGGTGGAGGCGATCGTCGATGGTGAAAGAGAGGCGGTGAATATATACGGCCTGCTGGCGTAACGGATAAGTTCCAGTTCCGGGTGGTTGCTGGTGCAGAAACCACCGATCGCCCCCAGGCTTTTGCTGAATGTCCCGATGACAAAATCTACCAGATCCTCAACCCCGGCCTCCTCGGTCAAGCCGCGGCCGTTCTCCCCAAGCACGCCGAGGGAATGTGCTTCATCAACAACGAGATACGCACCATACTTCTGCTTCACGGAGACAATATCTGCCAGCGGCGCCCTGTCGCCCATCATGCTGTACAGGCCTTCAACCACAATCAGCACATTGGTTTCTCTTTTGACAAGCCGCTGCAGGCGCTTTTCCAGATCGCGGACATCGTTATGCCGGAATCGGATGACTTCCGCTCCGCCCAACCGGCATCCGTCATAGATGCTGGCATGGCAGTCAGCATCCAGCAGGATCACCTCACCGGGGCCGACGGCGGTTGACAGTATAGCCAAGTTGGCGAGATACCCGGTAGAAAATATGATGGTATGGGTACGGCCATAAAAATCCGACAGCTCGTGCTCCAACGCAATATGTCCGGCAAATGTCCCGTTGGCCATTCGCGAACCAGTTGTGCCGGTGCCCTCCTTTTCCGCGGCCAGACATGATGCGTTGATGCATTCCTTGTTAAAGGTGAGCCCCAGGTAATTATTGGTGCCGAGCAGAAGTGTCGGGCGGCCGTTCACCACAGCCTCGGTGGGTGACGATATGTCCTCCAGAACGATGTTGAAGAAATCACTGCAATTCTTCTCCATCGACCTCCTTACCTCCGCCAGTTGCCGGAACTTATAAAAAATATCCATTTTTATCCATTTCAGGTTCTTTCTTTGTTAACTACTATCACTTGTGTTCCAACATTTATTTAAATAACGTAGGACGGTCAATCCGGCAAGAGGCTCATGCCCCAGAGAATAACCGGAGATCAAGAAAGAGAAAACCTTAAATGCTGCTTTGCGATCATTCTGAATGCGAATGTAATTTCCTTTTAGGTACCCCCGGCTTTGTCGGGGACAACAGAAGAGAGGTGGTTCCGAAGAATTGAACAAGCTGTTAAGTGGAAATTATCTCTGGCGGGTTAACGTGCCCTTCACCTGGAAGAATGAGCGGAGGGGAAATACCGTCTGCGTTGCACGAGGTTTGTTGGAATTTCAGCTTTCTCCAAGAAGTTCCCTTCGTATTAATATCCGATCATAAGCTCAAGAACTTCTCAATACACCCATGGTTAAAGCTACTACTGTATCTTGGAACCTCTGCTTGCCCAGATTCCTAGCAACAAATTTTGAATTTGGTTGTTGAGCTTATCCATGAACACCTTTACCTCAGTCGTGAGAGGGCATAGCTGAGCTTATTCCTGAACATTTGGACCTTGAGAAGAGCCCAAAAATCACACCAGAAAAGGAGCAATGTGGATCTTTTGTAAATTCGAAATTATCCCAGACGAAATCAGGATCTGAGCGGCCGAAAGAGTGGGGTTTTTACAAAAAACTTTTGAACAACAACACATTCAGCAGCGTTATGACGGTGCCGATAAAGAGCAGTAATAGCGTTGTTGCATTTGAGTTCGCATACTTACCCATGACCTTCCGCGACGAGGTCAGGTAAATCTGCAGGAAAATGGTAAAGGGGAGCTGGATGCTGAGGAGCATCTGGGAAAGGATGAGGGCCCTGAACGGGTTACCGATAAAGAGGATGACCGCGAATGCACCCAAGAGGGAGATGGCAACTCCGAGGCGAGTGTGGTTGTCTTTGAGGTCGTAGGGCTCGTTGTACATGCCGGCAAATATTGTGCCGCCGGCCATGGCCGAGGTTATGGTCGACGCCAGCCCGGCAAAGAGCAGGGCAACGGCGAATATCACCGCGGCATTTTCTCCCACCAGCGGCGTCAGCAGTGACTGCGCCTGCTGTAGTTCATTCACCGGCCTGCCGGCCTTGAAAAAGGTGGCGGCTGCCAACAGGATCATGGCGCTGTTGATGGCCCAGCCAATCCCCATTGACATCAGGGTGTCGAGAAATTCATAATCAAGCTGTTTGCTGATGGTGTTTTCATCTTCAAGATTCCACTGACGGCTCTGGATGACCTCAGAATGGAGGAAAAGATTGTGCGGCATGACAACCGCCCCGAGTACACTCATGACGATCATGATTGATCCTTCGGGTATGGTTGGAGTTATCCAGCCCGCGGCTGCCGCCGACCAGTCGATATCGACCAGGATGAGTTCATAGAGAAAGGACAGGCCGATAATCGAGACGAAACCGACGATGATTTTTTCAGTTATCTTGTAGGAATTGCTGAACAGCATGATCCCGACAATGGCTATCATCAGTAGTGATCCCGGTACAATGGGGATATGGAAGAGCATGTTTAGGGCGATGGCTCCTCCCATGATTTCGGCAAGCGAAGTGGATATTGAGGCCAGCACTGCCGTGAGTAGGACTCCGCGCGAGAGAGCCTTCGGGGTATAAGTGGTGGCGGCTTCCGAGAGACAGAGCCCTGTGGCTATGCCCAGGTGAGCGACGTTGTGCTGCAGGACAATCAGCATGATCGTGGAGAGGGTAACCATCCAAAGCAACCGGTAGCCAAATCCAGCTCCAGCGGCGATGTTCGCGGCCCAATTGCCGGGATCGATGAAACCAACGGTGATCAGCAAGCCGGGTCCGATGTATTTGAAGATCTCCAGGGCAGCAAAGACCGGGCGATAGCCTTTCCGGTCAATGGTTTCGAAATTAAATTTCATAGCAGTTGTTTCGGTGGCACAGGAAGGGCTGTATAAAGAAGGCTGACTTGTGGCATGGCCTGTCCATGCCTCAGTTCATCAGCTTATATCGGCCTTCTCGGTCACAGAGTGTGGTAGGTAATAAGTAGATGCTTTATTGAGTGTTCCTGAAAAGCCCCTTTCCAGCGAAGGGCTATCCTAGCAAAGCAATAAACCTACCCTCTCAAGACAGCATTTGCAAATATTTTCAGTCTGCAACCAATAGCTGAAATCCGCCTAAGGTTGCCAAAATTTTGTCAACAATATCAATAAAAAGAAGTTTGTCATTCCTTCACATCGATGAAAAACCTCTGATAATTTTTCCATCTTCCACAGGAGTTTCGGAGATAATCCCTCCCCGCTCAGCAATCCCCTTTAACATCAATACGTTGCGTCGCTCAATCCCGTAAGACCCTCCAGGAAAATCAATATCGTCATGCGAACATCCCAAAAATATTGGGTTTGCGAAATATTTTTCTTGACATGTAAGGCCCTACTGATATTATGCCTGCATGGCGCATTTTCACATAAAAACCAAAAAGGGAAGACCCTACCTCTATGTGCGGGAGATTGCCAGGGTAGACGGCAAGCCAAAGGTTATTTCCCAGATCTACATCGGGTCACCGGAAAAGGTCGCAGGTTTGCTTGGCGGCAAAGAGGCGGATCTTTTGAACTTGAAAGTTGAAGAGTTCGGCTCACTCTGGCTTGCACATCAGATCGATCGAGATATTGATCTCTGCGGAATCGTCGATAGTGTCGTTCCAAAGGCAGAGAGGGAAACCGGTCCTTCGATCGGTGAGTATTTTCTCTATTGCGTACTGAACCGGATGGTACAGGCCGTCAGTAAAAACAAACTCGCCGATTGGTATAAGAAGACGGCCATCCAGCATATCCGACCCGTCGATCTGGATGAACTCACCAGCAAGCGCTACTGGGAGAAATGGGACCGAGTGAGCGAAACAGAACTACAGACGATTGCTCGCCAGTTCTTCGAGCGTATCTGGCAAATCGAGACGCCGACCGCCGATTTTCTGCTCTTCGATACCACCAATTACTATACCTACATGGCCAGTCAAACCGACTCGAAGCTTGCCCAACGGGGAAAGAACAAGGCGGGCAAGCATCATCTGCGGCAGATTGGCTTAGGACTTCTGGTCGCACGGGATTCACGGTTGCCGTTGTATTACAGTGTCTATCCCGGCAACATCCATGACAGCAAGCATTTTGAGGCGGTGATGGATGAGATGTTTGGTGTTGTTTGTGGCCTCAACAAAACGAAAGAACGGCTCACCGTCGTTATCGACAAGGGCATGAACGCCGATGACAATTACGCTTGGATTGACGAGCAGTCCCGGGTTCACTTTATCACCACCTATTCGACATATTTTGCCGAAGACCTGGCGATAACCCCGATGAATCACTTTGAACCTGCCGATACGACCGAGAATCGTCGGCGTATTGAGGAAGGTCAGGAGGATGAGTGTCTGCTCGCGTACCGGACCAAAGGCGAGTATTGGGGCAAAGAGCGAACCGTGATTGTTACCCATACCCCTGCGTCTGCCCGCAAGCAGGCCTACACCTTTGCCGATAAACTGGAGGCCATGCGCCAGGAGTTGCTGGCCGTGCGGGCAAAGGTAAGAAAGGCTCCGCACTGGCGGAATGAGGTAGCTGTTCGAGAACGATACGTCAGATTTTGTGAACACATACACATGACGCCGCAATTGTATGAGCTGGAATTCGAACAATCCCCTGACGGCCTGGTGCTGACCTTTCGCAAAAATACCTACCTGGTCGACCGGAAGCAGGCCATGTTTGGGAAAAACATCATCATTACCGACAATACCGATTGGTTAACGGGCGATATCATTGAGGCAAGCCTTGCCCGCTGGCAGGTTGAGGAGCGCTTTCGACTCAGCAAGAACGATGATTTGGTAGGCACGAGCCCTGTCCGACATTGGACGGACAGCAAGATCAGGTGTCATCTTTTTACCTGTGTAGTGGCCATGACCTATTTGCGCAGGATCGAGTTGAAGATGACAGCTGCCGGACGGAAACGTTCAATTGAGGAGATCATGGAAGACATGCGGCATCTGCATTATGTCTTGAGCATAAAAAAGGGGAGCCGGACACCTGAGCGCCGCCTGGAAACTCCCAGTAAGACCCAAGGCGAAGTCCTATCGGCCTTTGGCTACCGCGTCGACGAGAGTGGGGTCTTACAGGGTCCCGTGGGTTAAACCCTTATGCTGCAAGGGCTCGCGGCCCGCCGCGCTGGTTATCTCCGAAACTCCTGATAATCAGGGCGTGGTGTAATAATACTTTGGGGTGCACCCCGGATGCTTACAATTCGGCACTGAATTTCAACGATTATTTGAGCTCCGTCGTTGCAAAGTGATTTCAAAAACGCCACGGCAAGTTAGATTGCGAAAATGCAATCAAAGATGGATCTAAGGGTAGTCAGAATGTTCAAAGTACAACCAGAGAGGTACAACCTTTTCACTTTCAGGCTTCAGGATGCTGATCATTAAAGAGCAAGAAGCACTGCTGCCACCAGACAACTCGTTGGCGCACAAAAGGAAAGTAAGAGCTGATCGAGGGTTCTGTACGACGCTGTTCCTACTCCGATATCACTATGGCAGGTGGTGAATCCTCCGCAACTCTTTATGATACCGTAAACTATGGCAAGACCCATCACCGGTAATGCTTGCTATGTCGTTACTTGATTCGGATAATCTGAGCATCTCGCCAGACAAGAAATCCCTAATTCACAAGAAAGCTGGCTGGACCTTGACTTTCACACCGAGCACCGATAAATAATCGGGAACCTCGATTATTTGGCAATCTCCGGCCATGTCTCAATTGCTTAGTAAACAATTATCAGGATAGGCTGGGGATACTTGAGGAGGTTGAGCAATACCTTACCCAATTTGCTTACTCGTGAACAATTATTGTAATTAAGCACACATATATCAGAGAATCGTGTAGCTTGCGATTCTCTGCGTTTGTCGCCTGATTTATCAGTCCAAAGTTTCGGCTTTTGCCTTTTCCAGACAGTCAAGACAAATACCATGGCTGGATTTAAGGGTATATTTCTTTTCCAGAAAACTTTCCATGGGTATCCATTGGTTATCCAACTTAATTTTTCTGCACCATGCACAGACTCGAATAAACCGCTCGATCTTCTCGTTTTTCCTCAAATATAATATGGTACTTCCAATTATAACAAGGCCCACGATCGTACAAGTTGCCGTCTCAAAAATATATTCGGCCATCCGAAATGGGGTAGAAGGAGATCCGAAAAATAGATATGGCACATCAACAAATTCATCGAGCCAAATAACCAATAACATCGCACAAAACATCAGTCCTTCTGCTGCTACGATCAATATATTTCGTGGAGAAGAGAGCATGGGATGACACCAATAGAGAAAATAATGGCCTTATATCTGAAATTCGAGACGACTTTACCTTAGCTTTAAGATAGTCGTCACAATAATGAGCTAAATCATTACTGAGTATTTTTAAAAACCCGGTAAATGTGTTGTCGCAGCCCAGATATCTTCATCTTTGGGTTCACAAATCATTGCAAACACAGTCCAACCCATAGGAGGATCGAGAATTTCCACACCCATTTTCCCTTCGGATGTATTCCCACTAACCCATTTTTGTTGGACCTGCATTCTGAAATTTCTACCCTTTGCGGAAACGATTATTGACAACTTTTTACCCTGGCTTTTAAGTTTTTGAGGAATATCATTCAATAGAATGCCAAGACGAGAAATGTTGCATACGGTTGCCGAGAAGAATTCAACTCCGTCTGAAAGATTAGCAACCAGATTTTGCACTTCAACCCTTTGGTGGCGTCGCTTTTTCATTTTCACCTCATGTTGTTCAGCTTTAATGCCGCTTCCCTCACTCAGAATATCTTGGTGCTATATTGATGTGGAAAGGTGAAGGATGGTTTCTATTTGTGCTGTTGATTTAATTACCTAACTCAAAAAGATGATTCAGAGAATCTCAAAGATAACCTGCAATCATCTCGAATACTCCGTTGCAACTTGATCAAACCTCAATCCTAAAAAATTGCCGCCTCTAGGAGTCGTGAAAATGGAAGGGCCAGGCTGACTTCACTAACATCAGAGAGAAAAGAATTTGTCCATGAGTAAACCTGGCCCTGTTTCTGATCAATGGTTTTCAGGGAGGAGAGTCACCATAGGTCAGTCCACGTTGTAGTTGTTGCATAGAAACCGAGTTGAGAACTTGTCAAATAAATGAAATGCATATCACAGTTTGCAATATACACAGCTATCATTACAGGGATCTTGCAGAAGCATTACAATACCGTAATGTTAACCAACATTTGTAATGATCAGGCTGACATCCTTATAAGCGGTCCAGCCTGTATTTGGCGACGGTTACGACCAGACTATTGCCCACTG comes from the Desulforhopalus sp. genome and includes:
- a CDS encoding IS1634 family transposase; the encoded protein is MAHFHIKTKKGRPYLYVREIARVDGKPKVISQIYIGSPEKVAGLLGGKEADLLNLKVEEFGSLWLAHQIDRDIDLCGIVDSVVPKAERETGPSIGEYFLYCVLNRMVQAVSKNKLADWYKKTAIQHIRPVDLDELTSKRYWEKWDRVSETELQTIARQFFERIWQIETPTADFLLFDTTNYYTYMASQTDSKLAQRGKNKAGKHHLRQIGLGLLVARDSRLPLYYSVYPGNIHDSKHFEAVMDEMFGVVCGLNKTKERLTVVIDKGMNADDNYAWIDEQSRVHFITTYSTYFAEDLAITPMNHFEPADTTENRRRIEEGQEDECLLAYRTKGEYWGKERTVIVTHTPASARKQAYTFADKLEAMRQELLAVRAKVRKAPHWRNEVAVRERYVRFCEHIHMTPQLYELEFEQSPDGLVLTFRKNTYLVDRKQAMFGKNIIITDNTDWLTGDIIEASLARWQVEERFRLSKNDDLVGTSPVRHWTDSKIRCHLFTCVVAMTYLRRIELKMTAAGRKRSIEEIMEDMRHLHYVLSIKKGSRTPERRLETPSKTQGEVLSAFGYRVDESGVLQGPVG
- a CDS encoding aminotransferase class I/II-fold pyridoxal phosphate-dependent enzyme, which encodes MDIFYKFRQLAEVRRSMEKNCSDFFNIVLEDISSPTEAVVNGRPTLLLGTNNYLGLTFNKECINASCLAAEKEGTGTTGSRMANGTFAGHIALEHELSDFYGRTHTIIFSTGYLANLAILSTAVGPGEVILLDADCHASIYDGCRLGGAEVIRFRHNDVRDLEKRLQRLVKRETNVLIVVEGLYSMMGDRAPLADIVSVKQKYGAYLVVDEAHSLGVLGENGRGLTEEAGVEDLVDFVIGTFSKSLGAIGGFCTSNHPELELIRYASRPYIFTASLSPSTIASTRTALKIIRSLPALRKRLWDNANFLYERIKGLGYEVGPAASPIIAIHYRNVEEAFAIWNSLLQRGIYVNMVLPPATPGGGALLRCSLSAAHSKEQIERIGEAFASLAGSRT
- a CDS encoding phosphopantetheine-binding protein, whose product is MATDEQILQQIQGLLQQILPGHALRVTVDLNLTNDLDLDSLKVLELLEKLEDAYDISIPINILAGIRTVGDLVEEIEKLTDS
- a CDS encoding PilZ domain-containing protein, with protein sequence MKKRRHQRVEVQNLVANLSDGVEFFSATVCNISRLGILLNDIPQKLKSQGKKLSIIVSAKGRNFRMQVQQKWVSGNTSEGKMGVEILDPPMGWTVFAMICEPKDEDIWAATTHLPGF
- a CDS encoding Nramp family divalent metal transporter, which translates into the protein MKFNFETIDRKGYRPVFAALEIFKYIGPGLLITVGFIDPGNWAANIAAGAGFGYRLLWMVTLSTIMLIVLQHNVAHLGIATGLCLSEAATTYTPKALSRGVLLTAVLASISTSLAEIMGGAIALNMLFHIPIVPGSLLMIAIVGIMLFSNSYKITEKIIVGFVSIIGLSFLYELILVDIDWSAAAAGWITPTIPEGSIMIVMSVLGAVVMPHNLFLHSEVIQSRQWNLEDENTISKQLDYEFLDTLMSMGIGWAINSAMILLAAATFFKAGRPVNELQQAQSLLTPLVGENAAVIFAVALLFAGLASTITSAMAGGTIFAGMYNEPYDLKDNHTRLGVAISLLGAFAVILFIGNPFRALILSQMLLSIQLPFTIFLQIYLTSSRKVMGKYANSNATTLLLLFIGTVITLLNVLLFKSFL
- the lptB gene encoding LPS export ABC transporter ATP-binding protein, with protein sequence MERKLSARGLEKSYKGRKVVRGVDLEVNSGQVIGLLGPNGAGKTTTFYMVVGLIQPDKGQVLLDEQDLTDLPIYTRARAGISYLPQEMSVFRKLTVEDNLLAILETLNISYSEQQIRKEHLLADFRLSYLAKNLSYTLSGGEQRRLEIARALVIEPAFILMDEPFAGVDPIAVINIQNSIRQLKGRGIGVLISDHNVRETLCVCDKAYILDHGEILEFGEPDFIATSPRAKETYLGEKFRL
- a CDS encoding SDR family NAD(P)-dependent oxidoreductase is translated as MSRTIAITGATGFIGSMVAQRLVSSGWQVRALVRPASLHKRPQGLGVEWITGGMDDTDSLQRMTAGVEAIVHCAGVVRGSTLKDFEYINVDGVARLVKVATAQHPQPKFLLISSLAAREPHLSFYAASKRNGENMLASLAGDMFWGVFRPAAVYGPGDHEMRPLFQWMFRGVAPLIGSEEKRVSLLYVVDLVEAMHSWLQNSKHSQRCYELHDGHPNGYSWHEIISAAERLSGKAIFRAHIPVCCVRILAKLNLMAAHVLGGPPMLTPGKVRELIHPDWVADNSQLHGETEWSPRILLEEGLQQTMRLAR
- a CDS encoding ABC transporter ATP-binding protein/permease, with translation MRLIITFFKAYPSQSIVTLIAMLLAGIAEGFGLTMLLPLLGVVINTTSGADSLAGYSHSPLEHFVTGFFAAVGLRPTMGVLLAFFVGCIIVTALLSLLANKKVGYMVAQVATDLRLALIRALFATRWEYYVHQPIGKYTNAFATEANRSADAYLYGIRVIALLLRTAVYTGVALLMAWKETLIALAAGVIILYILGSLVTKAKKAGQRQTSLLNSLLALLTDTLQSIKPLKAMARENMADLVLQKETRKLNRVLQKQVFSKEALKALQEPLITIFFAFALYVAMIWWHVPLATVITMAFMLVKILKTLQNAQKEHQTMVIAESAYWSLLSRIQENEEEQEDLSGTIEPIFNDSIRLHNVNFSYGDKPILKNISLDFPKGTFSAIIGPSGAGKTTIVDLITGLLSPQTGRVWIDDRNLAAINLRSWRHMIGYVPQETLLLHDSVQLNVTLGDSRFTDKDVEDALRAAGAWDFVAEMTDGIDTVVGERGSRLSGGQRQRITIARALVHKPRLLILDEATSALDPASEAAICVTLRQLRGTLTILAISHQTAILDAADRAYRLESGFAHYIE